The segment GACTAAAGAATTATGAATTTGATGTAATGGATGTTTTAGAAGAAGACTTACAGAATTTATGTAAGAATTTGGTATACATATTACATGACTGATTAATTCTACATTGGAGTTTGTCAACAAAATGGTAAAtgaggaaatattaaaaaaaaatttttacactTAGTCAAAACATAgaacacaaagaaaataatatctaTTGGGCAAATtctgtgaaataatatttttcttttctgtttcttgtcATTGAGATTTCCAAAACTTTCATTGCAAATTGATTGTTAATAACACTGATCAATTTAATCTATTAGTTTGTCTGAGAATCATTGACTTCTTTGCTCCAAGATTCATATAAGAACATTTAACATGGATACATcttaaacatacacattcacatacatacattcacacatacatacatacatatatacatacatacatatatacgtacatatatacatacatacatacacacatacatgcatacatacatacatacatacatacatatatgcgtacatgcatatatacatacatacatacacacatacatacatacatgcatacatacatacatacactactgtctgttatcagcatattggcatagaaataattttctttagctcatgtttataagttgtatatatatatatatatatgtatatctgtatgtatgtatatatatatatatatatatatatatatatatatatatatatatatatatatacacactcacacacacacacatatattaccacTGCTGcgactgtcaccatcaccaccaccattttaacTTCCGCTTTTTACGATAGCATGGGGGTCAgttgatatatgcgtgtgtgtgtgtgtatgtgtgcagatttggaAGTGCACATGCATGGGTGTATGTGCACATAGTCATCGATTTTGTAATCATATAATACttgatacatgcacatatatacacatacaaacaccatcATTGCAATACGTATACTGGTATTCTGAAATACACATTGTCAGACGCCACATTGCAAAAAcaacaaagtaataataataataacaataataataataataataataaaatctttcAAACAAACTACATTATGAACTCCTGTCTAAACACAGTCATTATTGTTGATCCATTTGACGACTGAATTAATTTGAAgtatttctctaattttttttccCTCGTTATTTTATCGTatcattttaaaatctaaaataacttcttatttcAAACTTTGCCAATAGCTCTCTTCATAATCGTTGCtgtccatgttgttgttattgtcgatgacagtgatgatgatgttgatgatgatgatgatgatgctgatgatgatggtgactacTGCGCTTGCCATTACTTACATTTCCTCGCAAAGGCCTTCTTGCCCCACCCCCTGAAGCAGCGTTGTCTGAATTAAGGTTTTCATCGATGATGGCTGtaaccgttattgttgttgttgttgttctcgttgctgttgtcgttggcgttgttgttgttaaagaacGATCTACCCGTAATGAGATGGTTGCCAGGGTAAACCGTGTCAGTAAATAGGATAGGCTGGGTCGACTGGGTAAAGAAAGAACAGGTATGTTGAACGGGCAGAAACCCCCGACAGAATTCGACAGAAGTGGAGAAGGGAGCAACGGGGTgggagtggggtgggtgtaaCCAATTGAGTTACTTGCTTTGTCTATAaccataacaataatattaatattaataataattattatgatttctATCGTTTCAACCTTGATTAACACTTTTTTTTCCATCTCTGGATTCATTACCAagctttgttaaatatatatatgtatatatatatatatatatatatatgcatgcatgtatatatgtatatatacatatatatattatatattttgttttatttttccttgctTGTTTAccgtaaattttaaaaattttccttGCTTTATGttgcttttttgtgttttttttatatatatattagctgtttttgtgttttttgtcttgttttttgtttgtttttaagtttcAACTACTCAGAGCTTCGAACTCATCGAAAGTCATTGAATCAAGTCTCCTGGGTGCTTGGTGCACAAGTGGCAGACCCGAATCTTCtgaattatcatcatcttccGAGTTACTGCTCGGTTGTAATTGGGGGCAGATCTCATCATAAGAAGATGGCTTTTTCTCTATGTTAATGGCTTTAGATtgctgttgtggctgttgttgttgttgttgtttttgttgttgttgttgttttgttcgtGGTGTAAATGTGGTCTTAGCCGGTGCCTTTGAAGACACGAAGGCCGATGATGCAAAGGAGCTCAATGTAGGAACATAGCTCTTATTATTAGCATCGTTTAAACTGAGTTTGTTACCACAGCCACTATTAATGTTGCTACAGCTGCCATTACTGCTGTTACTAGTATTACTGCCACCTCTCACTCCATGGTTGCTGCCATTTGCAGTTATGTTTGCGACTGTAGACGAAATACAACTAGTCGGGACCGAACCCCCCAAACTGAGGTTGTTCACGTGGATTTTGTTTTTCAACAGGTAATTTGAAGTTGacgtggttattgttgttgcgtTAGTTGATAAAGCTGTTGTGGCTGTTGTGCTGGTGGTCGTCGTCGATAATAAAGCCCCTGGGATCGGCGTTGTTGTTGATAGTGCTGTCGCTGTTGAcgccgtcgttgttgtcgtcgccATTTGACCAGGTGTCCCTTTGCCAATTGACATCCTACCTGACAAAGACGATGTCGAAGTAGAAGCTGAAAATGAgcaagaagaagacgacgacgatgaagacgatgacgatgatgacaacgacaaggATGATAAAGGTGTGATGTGGTTACTTTCTGTCGACTGGTAACTTTCAATTGTTCCTGGTCGATGCTGTGTGGGATTCAACAAGGCCGAATTGgttaaagaagaagaataatacaTGTTATCCGATAGCTGGTTCCTCTTATTCAGCTGTTGTGTGTTTGCATTGCTATCTCTATAGTTTGAAGAAAGGCTGTCTAAGTCGGCCGACAGAGGGCGCGACGTTCTTGAGTATTTGGGCGGTGGATCCAACTTTGGTGCTACGTTTAGTTTCAATTCAAGGCGATTGCCACTTGCATCCTGAGCTGGCACTGGGGTAATGATTTTGATATCATCTCGTTTTTTAGGCGAACACTTTGTGAATGGATTataggtgttgttattattgttgttgttcatgttgtatTCAATGTTGTTCATGGtcgtggtgctgttgttgttgttgttgttgttggcattggtgttgttaatattgttgttgttgttgctgttgttgttgttgttattgtgggtgctgctgctgccactactattaATGCTAACACCATTACTGTTAATATGAACTTTGTTGCTAtgtacatgttgttgttgttgttgttgttgttgttgtgttgttgctgtttttgttgctgttgatataGAGGAACATTGTGATtatgcaattgttgttgttgttgctgattgtTGTGGCTCATTTTAATCTGTTGAGCCAATGGGTATCGGCAATAACTATTGTACTGCCAACTCTTAGAGTCCAAACCACTGGTCAGATTGCAAGATAGACTATCAGACGACATTTCTCTGTGACCACTGTCCGGAGAATCTGTGTCTTGTTCTGTTTTGGTATTCTCAAACAAGGCAGTTTCCGGAATTGAGTTTAAGTAGGTACTGTCTACATCCCGGAAGTCAGGCAGATAGACAGGACCAGACTGAGGGGTCGTCGGATCAGGCAAGACAGGAATCTAAAGggaacaaaagagaaaatggatgagatttttaaaataatcaatacTTTAATTGTGTAATAGCCATCATATATGAATTATCAATATTAGGTTGTTGTCCATCTCAACACtgctgtaaaaatatttgttaatcatgtATGTACCTTCATAAATTCTTCAAAGTAAAAGTCTTTTGTGTTGTTTCTATGTTGAAGGacatacagaagcacacacacacacacatacaactgaaGAGAaactgtatgtattatatatacatatagactttGTTTGAAGTCTGTGTTGTGTTGTGTCgacagacttgcacttaaaattcccacgtttttaatcaaaatttgTTAGTTACTAAGGTGACAAtgttacctatttatctatcttttatacacacacacacactctctctctgtctctctcactgtattCTCTCTCAATAACtttctctcctccccttctctctctcaatacaGATGGTgttacagatagacagacagagattagtttctcttttataatataagattTAGAATAACAGTTACTTATTGATCCTGTTGAGGTTTTTTAAGGGTAGAGTGTTTGCtttatcaatgaaataaaattttcttatgTGCAAactcatctacacacatacataaacacatacatacacacacacatatatacaggattgTCACAACAACTTACTGGGCCTGCCACCTGAGTCTTTCTAGTGTCTTTCCTCATCTATCAGAAACACTGAATTAAAACAACGGAAAAGAAGAGGAATGAAAATTTCCAGTTTGTGTCACTTACCTGTAATGTTGTTTGATAAAGTTGCTCTGAACTTGCAGTAAATCCACCGGCCTTCATCTCTAGATCTTGCATCCGACTAATTAGCTGGGCCACGTGATCGAGAAGGTCCCGATTGTGAAGCAGTAACTGATGAGATCGAGCCTAGAAAGAAGACATGAAAAAAGAGTTGCTTCTGTTTCCTTGTTACTGCTCtttgtttcttcctctctctctcactctctctctctctcttgctgaatctctctcactctctgtcaccctctctctgtatatttctcaCTCttgttcattctttttctctctgtatatctctcactatctttccttctctctctctctctctctctctctctgtatatctctcactctctttcatttcCCACCTTATCTCTCACCTTTTCTTTTCCTggtgatagatacatatactcacttacacatacatgcaaacacgcacatgcatgcacacaagcatgcatacacacacacacacacacacaatgagtttcCACACAGTATCCATCAATCAagtccacacacaaggcattggtcagtccagggccacagaagacacatgcccaaagtgctgtgcagtgagactgaacccaaaatcaagGAGTTGCAAAGCAAgtatcttaaccacacaaccatgcctacactatatgcacacacacacacacgctcatatttTTTGGGGGTGGAATTCTGGCTTAAGCTCCCCAAATAACCCTTCATAGCTTTTCaatcagaaaatttttgcaattTTGTGTTCTATACAGGAATTCATACCATTatgcaaaaaaagaaatttttgatgttttcaatatttttctcctcataaacacatttaacccttttgttaccaacccggctgaaaccggctgtggatctgtagtacaaatgttttgttttcataagttttgaattaaaatattccaccaaaacttagtcccaatttatgttcccaatgatgacttaatgatgactaagttatgttactaaattctttgttatatttaaaataattgaaaggaacacagagcatctcaaaataaatacagtaatgaaagggttaatggaatGACGATGCACTCAAGGGTGGTCCATTcctgggatttaagcaaaaaatttgGACTGTCCATATATTAAactctgatttaaaaaaattaaatttgaaagagattggaacTTTTAGGATTTAAGGGAGGGGGtaaaaaatctaaaagaaaaagtatttttttcttataatcaTATGAATTCTCATGTGTAGAagacaaattttcaaaaattttctggcaattccaaaaaatgaaaaagtttcaAAGGTTATATAGGTTgcttaaccctttttttttttttttggttacttTGATTTTTTAAGTCTGAATGTTCTTACCTGTGCTTCTATACGCGCGGCTGTCTCAGCGGCTAGTTGGTCCTTCAGGAGATGAACCTGAGCAATAGCAACTtgtgtttgttgctgttgctgctcaaGTTGCTGGCGTAGCAGTTGCACTTGGTGGTGCCGACTAAGGGGCATGTGCGCTTCCAGATGACCGTAGTCCCCAAGTAGCACAGGTGAGCTGATTGGTGACACGATTGTCGTCCCACCTGTCGTCAATGTCTTTCCAGCCAAACTGACTCCGACATTGCTGACTCGGCCACTcactccacctccaccactacttccaccaacaccacttccactaatgcaactactactaccaccaatactaccaccaatactaccaccactgaCGACGTTCCCTCCACCAACCACTAAGCTACTGCTACTGCCTCCTACTGTCACTGCAgcattctgaaaataaaagaaagaagaaagagaaagtaaagcaTCTGTTAAACaggtgaataaaagaataagatataAGATCATCATCCTATACAGgcaaaggtgtggctgtgtggtaacaagtttgcttcccaaccacatggttctgggttcagccccactgcatggcactttggataagtatcttctactatagcctcatgagtggatttgattgacagaaactaaaagaagcccccgttgtatatatctgtatgtgtagatggaagcagaaagaagcctgtcttacacacacacatgtatttgtgtatctgtgtatgtgtgtatgtgtgtgtgtgcatgtgtatgtgtcttttccccaccgccacttgacaacaggtgcaggtgtgttaatgtccctgtaacttagcagttcggcaaaagaggctgatagaataagtaccaggcttaaaaattaaagtactggggttgattcctgcgacaaaaaattcttcaaagtggtgtcccagcacggccacagtctaatgactgaaacaagtaaaagatatatatgtatgtatgtgtaaataacaTACCcccatacagtttccatttaccaaaatcattcacaaagcattggtcaggtCAAGAATACTgcagaagtcacttgtccaatgtgccacagACTGGAATTGAACTtaagaccatgtggttgcaaatcaagtttcttaaccacacagccatgtctgaatTTATACAGAATTAATCAATATGAAACATCTCTAATTAATTGATAGTAAAACAGTATTACTGTTATTGattgtaaatatacaaatttgatttaatcacttatattttaattaaataaatatttatattttgaaagtattcattccattattttgtgtaagtaagataatatttgaaaagaaatattatatttgtatttaaaagtatttcaggagtggctgtgtggtaagtagcttgcttaccaaccacatggttccggcttcagtgccaccgcgtggcatcttgggcaagtgtcttctgctatagccccgggccgaccaatgccttgtgaatggatttggtagacgtaaactgaaagcagcctgtcgtatatatgtatatatatatatgtgtatgtgtgtgtatatgtttgtgtgtctgtgtttgtccccctagcattgcttgacaaccgatgctggtgtgtttacgtccccgtcacctagcggttcggcaaaagagaccgatagaataagtactgggcttacaaaagtataagtcccggggtcgatttgctcgactaaaggcggtgctccagcatggccgcagtcaaatgactgaaacaagtaaaagaaaaatttttttaaatgtaactcTTCTTGATATTTCACACCATAAAGGTTGTGAGTGAGCAGAACTGTCAGCACACTGAAGAGAAATGCTGCTGAGTATTTTGTCCATTCttatgatttgagttcaaattcggtcaaagttgactttgcatttcagtcTTTTGGAATTGTCGAGCACTGGGATTGACGTAGTCAACTAGTTTCCTCGcaacaaatttcagaccttgtcatcatcgtcgtcatcatcatcatcatcatcatcatcatcatcatcatcatcatcatcaatattatttaaagttcgttttccatgctggaatgtgttggatggtttgataggagagCTGGCTAGCTTGaagtgctgcaccaggctccaattgtctgttatgGTACGGTTTCTTTGGcagtatgcccttcctaatgccagccactttacagaatgtgttgtgtgctttatacatggcaccagcacaggtgcttcatATGCAGCAGCATTGGCACAAGGTGCCTTTAGTGTGGCATTAACACAGGAAGAATATTACTCACAGTGACAAAATGTGTATTTCCAACATAAGATGAGTAACACATGGGTGTCAAACTCATTTTGCTTTGAAAACTGGCTTGAAGTATAAATTAGATCTCAAGTGCCAGGTAGCGACCACTATTCCTAAAAGCCCTATCTAAAGTAAATGGACGAAGTGATTAAAGGAAAACATATAATGTGTTGGCAATGTTTGTGTGCAGAGATGTGTGAGAAGAATTCATCCACTTAATGTACGTGCATCCCACTAATTTCATCATGTTTTGCTGCTAACACTGAGGAGGTAAGCCAGTATAATACAATCTAGGTAAGTGCCTtgcataataacaacatcgagTTCCTGaaacatgtgtatgttttataaagcTTAAAATAACAATTCTGTGCTtatcattacatacacacacacacacacacacacacacacacacaggtatatgtacatgtgtatatatatatatctatgtctgtatgtctgtgcatacacacacacacatgcacacgtacacacacacatgcacatgtacacacacacacacacacatgcacacacacacacacacacacacacatgcacacacatatgaatagatGTACAGTTTCTGTCCTCTCAGAAATATtttgaatcaaatcaaatcaaaatcgatgaacatcaatggaatttgtatttttgtggtaccagtgccagtggcacataagaaaaccatccgaacgtggccgtagccagtaccgcatcgactggcctccgtgctgtgggcacgtaacaaacaccatccgatcgtggccatgccagcctcgcctggcctctgtgccagtgcacataaaaaacaccatccgagcgtggccattcaccaacctcgtctggcacctgtgtccatTGCACataacaaaaaaacaccatccgaatgtggccgttcaccagcctcgtctggcatctgtgtcggtggcacataaaaagcacccactacactcacggagtggttggtgttaggaagggcatccagctgtagaaacactgccagatctgactggcctggtgcagccttctggcttcccagaccccagttgaactgtccaacccatgctagcatggaaagcggacgttaaacgatgatgatgatgatgatgatgatgatgatgatttctagaaGGCTCTTGCTCAAGTGCTGTCAAGCAGAGGGGTTGAACTTAGTGTATCATGTTTGTAAACTAAACACCTGAAATCCGCACACCCATTCCTCTGTTCTCTTTTGAGAAAACAGTGTTTTGAAAGACAAGAGACATATTTTTACTGATTGCAACCCGTTCTCATTCTTTCTTGTCCTTTCacttccctttgtctgtctgtctgtctgtatgtctctctcataattaacacatatctttatatataaaagtgaggttgtgtgctgtctgtctcctacgatttagattcctaactactcccacattttgcggtgcagtttaaccaaaaccgggtatcttatagtcgtgattcatatcgagcccttctgggtattagcgtgcgtctatgatgagtctacgatttaaaaaaaaatttaccatcaattttttccatttttaatgcatttttggcatatataagggaagtaactctctaaaaatttattattaaatctcagaacgtaaaaagctacagtaacacccccacctatgtggttagccatattgagatggctattatactttacatctctaaaaatgcttatatagttatttcccttacaaacccgagcaacgccgggcgatactgctagtatatactaAAATATTCTCTTACCGACTGCTTGCCAATAGGTGGCGCATGTGTTCCTTTAGTGAGGGTTAATTCACGGGGCGGTAAAATTTTATCATCTTTCAGACATTCCCTAGAGAGTTTCTTTTCATCTCGATTAGATAGCTTTAATTCCTGGCTGTCAACCTGTTTCTttgctgaaaaataaaaaaaacaaaacaaatagtatgaaacaaaaatatatgcaatagaatatattttaattaccatatttctgtaggTTTTGCCTGTTGGTTAATGTCCAGTATTCTTAGATCTTTGATCTTATTGATTGACATAAACATTTGATGAAGTCTGTCACTTAATCTTTGTTGaagttagaaaaataaaacacatacacaaaaaggaaaaaaaaaacacacacagccAGTCCCTACCTAAACaaccagacatatatatttagatatttaaagaagtaaatggataaataaataaataaatacatacatacataactaagtaaataaaagaataacgagAAGAAAATAGCAGTGATTCTTAAGTagttatttgtaaataaaatgttaaattgaAAATTGCAATAACTTCAGTTTGAGCTGAAGTAATttaattcaaaagaaaaagaaaagataaaaataataaaaatggaatattttacattaaatataagaaataataataaaagacatggTTATTTATGTATAGAATTGAGCAAATCTCAGATCTGGCATGTTTCGCCTTCTTtctatgtttctgtgtatttgatgaaataaagttttcCAGataaaatatgatgaatatttgTTAAAGGGATGCTGTCAATATAAGTGTAAGCTTTACAGATGAACAAACGATTAGAAAACATTGCAGAACAAATACAGgtaattgctttcttttttagAGTTAGTTCAATGTTCAAAGTAAATACAAAATGGTATGAAGAATAAacgaagaattttttttctgttttgattttataaattcTGTAGTTCACATAGGAGTATACATGaatagagcagtgcttttcaaaccttttcctggagcggaaccccaagtaaacattccactggctcaaggaacccctgtgcaataatttaatagtcttatgcacacatatctgcacaggagaattaaaaattactgctgattttagcagttttgtaacttcttgcggaacccctggactgtactggcggaaccctaaggttccgcggaactctggttgaaaaccactggaatAGAGAATTATTAAAGGGAGTAGCAAGTCAATAGAAAACAGGAAACGTAGTGCCAATGACATTTTGAAGGTCCCATGAGGCTGGTGGGGGGGCATAAGTGAGATAAAAACCAATACTCAGTAGTTGCCTGATGGTTGTATCCTTCATTGTTGCTGCTCTTTAAGCACAACTGTCGGTGCCTCAATAATGGTCTCAGACATGAGTTGACTTCCAtcataatttgcatatttaaaataaaaaaaaaaagattcaataCCAACAGACAGAGAACTTCTCTGTTATTTGTGACTCCACTGTTCTTTCCCCCCCCCCAGCCCCACTTAAATTACTGATTTCTAACTTTGAGTCATGACCACAAATAACATGAGCGAGGTATATTCCCAAGCCTATATAAGAATT is part of the Octopus sinensis linkage group LG8, ASM634580v1, whole genome shotgun sequence genome and harbors:
- the LOC115214822 gene encoding LOW QUALITY PROTEIN: hybrid signal transduction protein dokA-like (The sequence of the model RefSeq protein was modified relative to this genomic sequence to represent the inferred CDS: deleted 2 bases in 1 codon) codes for the protein MPLSRHHQVQLLRQQLEQQQQQTQVAIAQVHLLKDQLAAETAARIEAQARSHQLLLHNRDLLDHVAQLISRMQDLEMKAGGFTASSEQLYQTTLQIPVLPDPTTPQSGPVYLPDFRDVDSTYLNSIPETALFENTKTEQDTDSPDSGHREMSSDSLSCNLTSGLDSKSWQYNSYCRYPLAQQIKMSHNNQQQQQQLHNHNVPLYQQQQKQQQHNNNNNNNNNMYIATKFILTVMVLALIVVAAAAPTITTTTTATTTTILTTPMPTTTTTTTAPRPYNIEYNMNNNNNNNTYNPFTKCSPKKRDDIKIITPVPAQDASGNRLELKLNVAPKLDPPPKYSRTSRPLSADLDSLSSNYRDSNANTQQLNKRNQLSDNMYYSSSLTNSALLNPTQHRPGTIESYQSTESNHITPLSSLSLSSSSSSSSSSSSSCSFSASTSTSSLSGRMSIGKGTPGQMATTTTTASTATALSTTTPIPGALLSTTTTSTTATTALSTNATTITTSTSNYLLKNKIHVNNLSLGGSVPTSCISSTVANITANGSNHGVRGGSNTSNSSNGSCSNINSGCGNKLSLNDANNKSYVPTLSSFASSAFVSSKAPAKTTFTPRTKQQQQQKQQQQQQPQQQSKAINIEKKPSSYDEICPQLQPSSNSEDDDNSEDSGLPLVHQAPRRLDSMTFDEFEALSS